In the genome of Anabas testudineus chromosome 4, fAnaTes1.2, whole genome shotgun sequence, one region contains:
- the yjefn3 gene encoding yjeF N-terminal domain-containing protein 3 translates to MDKMNHSSAEAEAETIEPLRYLSKDEATAIETELLREYRFGQQQLTEIWGQACALAITKAYPLSSLAKKQPTVLVICGPDQNGSIGLVCARHLRIYEYEPTIYHPKRSSHSLHQDFTVQCEKMDIPFLSYLPTEVQLINDAYNLVIDAMLGPEADCTNIKEPYPGILATLKQVKIPIASVDVPSGWDVEEPSQDGINPDVLISLTAPKKCAMSFSGKHFLAGRFLPYDIQKKYELNLPDYPGTDCLIEL, encoded by the exons taaagACGAGGCAACAGCTATagagacagagctgctgaggGAATACAGGTTTGGCCAACAGCAGCTGACGGAGATCTGGGGACAAGCATGTGCCCTCGCCATCACCAAG GCCTACCCTCTCAGCTCTCTAGCAAAGAAGCAGCCAACAGTGTTGGTCATCTGTGGTCCAGACCAGAATGGCTCCATTGGTCTGGTGTGTGCCCGACACCTGCGCATATAT GAATACGAGCCGACCATCTACCACCCTAAACGCTCCTCTCACAGTCTACATCAGGATTTCACAGTTCAGTGTGAGAAGATGGACATCCCTTTCCTGTCCTATCTCCCCACAGAG GTGCAGCTCATAAACGATGCCTACAACTTAGTGATTGACGCCATGCTGGGTCCAGAGGCAGACTGTACCAACATCAAGGAGCCGTACCCTGGTATTCTGGCCACCCTGAAACAAGTCAAGATCCCCATTGCCAGTGTGGATGTGCCTTCAG GTTGGGATGTAGAAGAACCAAGTCAGGACGGGATCAACCCAGACGTTCTTATCTCACTTACAGCACCAAAGAAGTGTGCCATGAGTTTCTCAGGCAAGCATTTCTTGGCCGGACGCTTCCTGCCCTATGACATCCAGAAAAAATACGAGCTTAACCTCCCAGACTACCCTGGCACAGACTGTCTCATAGAACTGTAA